ATTGCTGATTGCCGGCTTCGCCCACCATGTGTGGCTGTTTGCGCTGATCCCGCTGTGGATGATCCTGCGCATGGCCCTCAACGCCATCGACGGCATGCTCGCCCGGGAGTTCGGCCAGCAGTCGCGGCTCGGCGCCTACCTCAATGAACTGTGTGACGTGATCGCCGACAGCGCGCTGATCCTGCCGTTTGCGCTGCTGCCCGAGGTCAGCCTGGCGCCGGTGTTGCTGGTGACGCTGCTGGCGGTGTTCAGCGAATACGCCGGCGTGCTTGGGCCGATGGTCGGGGCTTCACGGCGCTATGACGGGCCCATGGGCAAGAGTGACCGGGCGTTTGTGCTCGGTGTGCTGGCCACCGGCGTGGCGCTGGGCTGGCTGGGTGCAGCTTGGGTCGAGGCGGTGATGTGGCTGGTCGCGGCCTTGCTGGCCTACACCCTGGTCAACCGCGTGCGCCAAGGCCTCAAAGAAGAACAAACCTCCCCTTCTGCATAAGGATTTTGCGATGCGTGAACAGCAAGAGCACACCTTCAGCACCCATGACGGGGTGGACCTTTTCTACCGTCATTGGCCCGCCACCGCACCCGCAGGCTTTGCGCCGCGCAAGGCGATCGTGCTGTTCCATCGCGGCCACGAGCACTCCGGGCGCATCGCCCACCTGGTGGACGAGCTGAACCTGCCGGAATTCGACTTCTTCGCCTGGGACGCCCGCGGCCATGGCCAGTCCCCCGGCGCACGGGGTGACAGCCCCAGCTTCGCCACCAGCGCCCGGGATGTGCAGACCTTCGTCGATCATATCGGCGCCACTTACAGCATCGAGGAAGAGAACCTCGCGGTGATCGCCCAAAGCGTGGGCGCGGTGATCGCGGCCACGTGGGTGCACGACTACGCGCCGAAGATTCGCTCGCTGGTACTCGCCTCCCCCGCGTTCAAGGTCAAGCTCTACGTGCCCTTCGCCCGGCCGGGCCTGGGGTTGATGCGCAAGTTTCGCGGCAACTTTTTCGTCAACAGCTACGTCAAGGCCAAGTTCCTGAGCCATGACCCGGAGCGCGTGGCGTCCTACGACAGCGATCCATTGATCACCAAGGCCATCTCGGTGAATGTGCTGCTGGGCCTGTACGAAGCCGCCGACCGGGTTGTAGCCGATGCCCAGGCGATTCAGGTGCCGACCCAACTGCTGATCTCCGGCTCGGACTTTGTGGTGCACCGCAAACCCCAGCAGCAGTTTTTCGACCGCCTCGGCAGCTTGAAGAAAGAACTGCACATCCTCCCCGGCTTCTTCCACGACACCCTCGGTGAACGGGACCGCGCCGTAGCCTTGAACAGTGCCCGGCGCTTTATCCTGCAGAACTTCGAACACCCGCTGGACCGCGCCACCTTGCTGGATGCGGACAAGATCGGCCTGACCTGCGCCGAATCCGAATCCCTCGCCGCGCCGTTGCCACGCAACTCCCTGCGCGACCTCTACTGGCGCATGACCCGCACCAGCATGGGCCTGGGCAGCAAACTGTCGGATGGCGTGAAGCTCGGTTTCGACACCGGTTTCGACTCCGGCAGCACCCTGGACTACGTGTACCGCAATACACCGACCGGCAAAGGCGGGCTGGGGCGGATGATCGACACCAACTACCTGAACTCCATCGGCTGGCGCGGCATTCGTCAGCGCAAGTTGAACGTGGAAGAGTTGTTGCGCCTGGCGATGGCCAAGCTGCGGGATGAGCAGCGGGAAGTGCGCATCGTCGACATCGCTGCCGGCCATGGTCGGTACATTCTGGAAGCCTTGCAGGGCGTTTCGCCGTTGCCGGAATCGATCCTGCTGCGCGACTACAGCGACATCAACGTGCGCGACGGTGGCGCACTGATTCGCGAGAAAGGCCTGGGGGATATCGCCCAGTTCGTCAAAGGCGATGCGTTTGACCGGGCAGACCTGGCAGCGCTGGAGCCCAAGCCGACATTGGCGGTGGTCTCCGGCTTGTACGAACTGTTCGCGGATAACGCGATGGTCGGCGGTTCGCTCGCCGGTTTGGCCGAAGCCGTAGAGCCCGGTGGCTACCTGGTGTACACCGGCCAACCGTGGCACCCGCAACTGGAACTGATCGCCCGCGCACTCACCAGCCACCGTCAGGGCCAGGCCTGGGTGATGCGCCGGCGCAGCCAGGCGGAAATGGACCAACTGGTGGAGGCCGCCGGTTTCCGCAAGATTACCCAGCGTGTGGATGAGTGGGGGATTTTCAGCGTGTCCGTGGCACAAAGGGTCTGACCCATGCGTGAACCGGGCCTGTTAAAACCGGCGGTGCTGTGGCTGCTGCTGTTGGCGCCGCTGTTTTTCAGCACCTACGGCTTTGCCACGTGGGTCACCAGCCAGCGCAGTGATGTGGGCACCATGGTGTTCGGCTGGGAAACCCATATCCCATTCTGGGCCTGGACCATCGTGCCCTACTGGTCGATCGACTTGCTCTACGGTTTCTCGCTGCTGCTGCCCAGTACGCGCCACGAGTTGAAACAACACGCCTTGCGCCTGCTGACGGCCCAAGTGATCGCTGTCACGTGTTTCCTGATCTGGCCGTTGCGCTTCACCTTCGAACGGCCGGAGCTGGATGGCGTGTTCGGCTGGTTGTTTGCGGTGCTCGCCGGGTTCGACAAGCCATTCAATCAGGCACCCTCGCTGCACATCGCCCTGCTGGTAGTACTGTGGATAATGTACCAGCGGCATAGCCAAGGCGTGTGGCGCTGGGTGGTGCACGGCTGGTTCGGGTTGATCGGCCTTTCGGTCCTGACCACTTATCAACATCACTTTATTGACTTACCCACAGGCGCCCTCGCCGGCTGGCTGTGCGTGTGGCTGTGGCCGCTGGAGCATCCGAGCCCGCTGCTGAACGCGCACCTGACCAGAGACCGGCAGCGCTGGCGGCTTGGGTTGCGGTATGGCTTCGGGTCGTTAGCGTGTTTGATCCTGGCACTGACCCTCGGCGGCGCTTGGTTATGGCTGCTATGGCCGGCGGTCTCCCTCGGGTTGATGAAGGCGAATTACTGGGTGTTGGGCGTTTCGGGCTTTCAGAAACGTACTGATGGGCGACTCACTCCGGCAGCGCGCTGGTTGTTTGCGCCTTACCTGGTAGCCGCCTGGATCAATTCCCGCCTGTGGACACGTAAGCATCCACAGCCCGATCAGGTTGTGGATAACGTTTGGCTGGGGCGAATTCCCACAGCCAACGAACTAGGCTCTTTCACGGCGGTGGTCGATCTGTGCGCCGAATTGCCGATTAATCCACAGGGCCGTGCCTATTACAGCCTGCCGGTGCTCGACCTCACAGCGCCCACTGCGGCGCAGTGCCTGGAAGGCGCTCAAGCCATTGAACGGCTGCGCTCAACCGGCCCATTACTGGTGTGCTGCGCCCTCGGTTACTCGCGCAGCGCGACCGCCGTGGCTGCATGGCTGCTGCACACCGGGCGCGCAGGCAACATCGACGATGCGGTGGCTATCATTCGTACAGCACGCCCACGTGTAGTCCTGCACGCCGCTCACCGTGAAGCCTTGGAGGGTTTAGCCCATGCCCGCTGATATGGAATTACAGGTGGTCGCCAGCCTGCTGCGCCGGGGCCGTTCGCTGGATCAGTTATCCACAGGCCTGACTTTACTCGGCGTGCTGTTCGGCCTCGCGCAACTGCTGATGGCCAGCATCACGCCAATCTGCCTGATCCTCAGCCTGTGGATGATTGTGCTCGGGCTGCTGCAAAAATACTGGGCGCTGCGGGTGGCCTTCGACGCCGACCTGTTCGCCCTGCTGGCCCGCGACACCGAGCGCACGCCCGACTTTGACCAGGCGATGCACACCCTCGGCCTGCAATCCGCCAAACGCGCGGGCCGGCCCTGGGCCGAACGCCGTCGCGGCGCCCTGAAACTGTTGCGCAAGCAAGCCTATCTGCTGGCGGCGCAAGTGCTGCTGACCGTGGTCGTCATCCTGGCCAGCCCCTGGCTGCCCTTCGCCGGATAAGGAATCCTCATGTTCGAACCCCTGGTCGCCACCCTGATTACCTCCATGGCCCGCACCGTCACCGGCGCCCGCAGCCTGTGGCTTGGCTGCGCACCCGTGCCGGTGCAGCGCATCTATTACGCCAACCACAGCAGCCACGGGGATTTCGTGCTGCTGTGGGCGTCGTTGCCCCAGAACCTGCGTAAATTCACCCGCCCGGTGGCCGGCAGCGACTACTGGAACACCAGCGCCCTGCGCCGCTACGTCATCAACCGGGTATTCAATGGCGTATTGATCGACCGCGAGCGCAAGGACCCTGTGGATAACCCGCTTCAGCCGATGCTCGAAGCCCTGGAGAATGGCGACTCATTGATCATCTTCCCCGAGGGCACGCGCAACCTCGAAGACGGCCTTCTGCCCTTCAAAAGCGGGCTGTATCACCTGGCAAAAAGTTATCCACAAGCCGAATTGATCCCGGTGTGGATCGCCAACCTCAACCGGGTCATGCCCAAGGGCCGCGTGTTGCCGCTGCCATTGCTGTGCACCACCAGCTTCGGCGCACCGCTGCAACTGGAGGACGGCGAAGACAAGGCGCTGTTCCTCGCCCGCACCCGCGACGCCTTGCTCGCCCTCGCCCCGGAGCATTCCTGAGATGGATAGCCAAACCCTGATGTTGTTCGGCGGGATCGGCGCGATCCTGGTGCTCGCCTCGCTGATCGGCCTGATCCTCAAACTGCGCACCCGTGGCACGCCCAACGCGGTGATCGACAACCTCAATGCCCGCATCAATGCGTGGTGGGTGATGGTGGTGGTAATCGGCGTGGCCTTCTGGCTTGGCACCGGCGCGGTGATCCTGCTGTTTTACGCGGTGTCGTTCTATGCCCTGCGCGAATTCCTCACACTGACGCCCACCCGGCGCAGCGACTACCCGGCACTGGTGGCAGCGTTTTACCTGGCGCTGCCGCTGCAATACCTGCTGATCTACTTCGACTGGTATGGACTGTTCTCGATCTTTATCCCCGTGTACGTGTTTTTGCTGCTGCCGATCCTTGCTTCATTGGGCGGCGACAGCACGCACTTCCTGGAACGGGCGTCGAAGGTGCAATGGGGGCTGATGATCGCGGTGTTCTGCGTGTCTTTCGTGCCGGCGCTGCTGACCCTGGATATCGTCGGCTACGAAGGCCGCAACCTGCTGCTGATCGCCTACCTGGTGATCGTGGTGCAACTGTCGGACGTATTGCAGTACGTGTGCGGCAAGCTGTTCGGCAAACACAAGATCGCCCCCAACCTGTCGCCGTCAAAGACGGTGGAAGGGTTTGTTGGCGGGATTCTGTTGTCGTCGCTGATCGGCGCGGCGTTATGGTGGACCACGCCGTTCAATCCCTGGCAGTCGTTCCTGATTGCGCTGTTGATCAACCTGCTGGGGTTTGCCGGCGGGATCGTGATGTCAGCAATCAAGCGCGACCGGGGCGTGAAGGATTGGGGGCACATGATCGAAGGGCACGGCGGAATGCTGGACCGGTTGGATTCGGTGTGTTTTGCCGCGCCGATCTTCTTCCATCTCGTACGCTACTGGTGGACCTGAAACCTCACTCAATTACCTTCCCCCCCGTAGCAGCTGTCGAGCTCTAGCGAGGCTGCGTCGGCCGCACCACCGACCTCAGACCGAGTCGCGCCCTACGCAGCCTCGCTAAAGCTCGACAGCTGCTACGAAGGGAGGGGAGTTTTCAGGTGGGGAGGTGACTCAGCGGCAACGCCCCCGGCGTCTTCACCGTCTGAATCGCAAAGTTGCTGCGGATATCACTCACCCCCGGCAACTTCAACAAACTCCCGGTCAGGAATCGCTCATACCCGCGCAAGTCCGGCACCACCACTTGCAGCAGGAAGTCAGATTCCCCCGACACCAAAAACGCCGAAATCACCTGGGGCAACGCCGTCACCGCCAGCCTGAACGCCTGCGCCTGTTCGTCGTTATGCCGCTCCACTTTTACCCCGACAAACACCGTCAGCCCCAAGCCGACTTCATCCCGGTCAAGACTCGCCTGGTACCCACGAATCACGCCCGCTTCTTCCAGAAGGCGCACGCGCCGCAAGCAGGGTGAAGCCGACAGGCCAATCTCATCTGCCAGTTGCACATTACTCAGGCGGCCATCGCGTTGCAGGGCTTCAAGAATCTTGCGGTCAAACGCATCCAGTTTCAGATTTGGCATAAGTGAAGTGTTTCGCCCGGCAGAAGTGGCAGATTGTGCCAAGACTAGACGCTTTTTGGGCTGACTACGCAAGCACCTGCCCCGGCCTTCGCCCCTAAAATTGCCCTACGAATCACGTACCGCAAGGGGCAGGCACATGGCAGAACTCTGGTTGTTTTTACTTGCACTGGCGGTGGTGTACCTGTTGCCCGGCCCGGACATGATCCTGCTGCTGCAAACCGGCGCCCGCCAGGGAAAGGCGATGGCGCTGGCAACGGCAGCCGGTTTGGGGCTGGCCCGAGGCTGCCACGTGGCGCTGGCAGGGATGGGCCTGGCAACGTTGTTCAAGGTTGCGCCATGGACGTTCGATGTGGTGCGCCTGGGCGGTGCGGCGTATCTACTGTGGATCGGCGTGCAGTGCCTGCGCGCCAACCTGCTGCCCAACCTGAATGCGCTAGGCGGCACAGCACCGGCGCACGCCTGGCGCGAAGCCTTCCAGCGCGGCCTGCTGACCAACCTGCTCAACCCCAAGGCGTTGCTGTTCTGCTCCGTATTGCTGCCGCAATTTATCGATCCACTTGGCCCTTCGGTAACGGCGCAGTTTGCATCGTTGGGCGTGATTCTGGTGGCCGTCGGCCTGGCATTCGACAGTTGCTACGGCCTGGCTGGCGCAAGAGTCGGCCGCTGGCTGGAGCGCAGCCCATCGGCCCAACGCCTCCAACAATGGTTGTTTGGCAGCCTTTTGATCGGTTTTGCGATACGCCTCACTTTCGTGCAGCACGCCTGAGCTGTACGGCGTATTTGCCGTCATCTTTTGTATTAAAGAGACGTGTAAGATACGCGACACATTGCCAGGGATGCTCACCATGTTTGATTCGTTAAAAGCGACCAGCCGCCGTTTTTTCGGCGCCTTGATCTCAGTGGTGAGTGTTCTGTTGCACGCCGTGCGATGGCTGGCGCGCAGCCTGTTCGGCCAATGGCAACCGCCGCGCTGGTTGCACGCCGCAGGCACCGGCGTGGTGAACGCCGGCCATAAGGCCCGGGCGTATCCGCGCCAGGCCGCTGGCGGCGTACTGGCCCTGGTGTTGCTGGTGGCCGTAGGCTTTTATGGCTGGCATTGGTATTCCCACCTGCCGCAGCCCCACACCGTGGGCTATTCGCTGCACAAGCCCAACCTGACGGATTACACCCAGCCGCAGCCCGTTGTGGATAACTTGCAGGTGCGCTTCGCCGAATCCGTGGCACCGCTGGCAGCGATTGGCAAACCGGTCACCGAAGGCATCACCCTCAAGCCGGCCATCGCTGGAGCCTGGCGCTGGTCGGATGACCACAGCCTAATGTTCACCCCGGAAAAAGACTGGCCCGTCGACGCCCACTACACCATCGACCTGGCCAAGAAGAACCTGTTGGCCGACGGCGTGCTACTTGGCCAATACAGCAGCCAATTTTCCACCCAACCGTTCCGCGCCACCTTGGCGCAAAACGAGTTGTACCAGGACCCAAGCAACCCGACGCAGAAACAGTTGGTAGCGACCTTCCACTTTTCCCACCCGGTAGATGAAGACAGCGTACGCAAGCGTGCCACGGTCACCCTCGGCAAAGGCCTGGCCTACCGCGACGCGCAACTGCCCAACCGCCCGGAAATCAGCTTCGACGAGCACAAGCTCAATGCCTTCGTGCGCTCCGCCGCCCTGGCCACTCCGCTGGAAAGCACCCCGGTCAGCGCCAAGCTCGATGAAGGCCTCAAGGCACGTGACGGCGGCAACGCCAGCCCGGCGCCATTGGTGGCCGAAGTTACCGTACCCGGGCGCTATCGCCTGACTTTTACCGGCGCCGAAGTCAGCTTTGTCGACAACGAACGCGCCGAGCCCGAGCCGGTATTGATGTTCAGCAGCTCCAGCGCCGTGGCCGATGAAACCATCGCCAACAAAGTGCAGGCCTGGATGCTGCCGGAAAAAGCCCAGGACGACACCCGCCCCTGGAACCTGCAAGACATCGACGACAAGCTGTTGGCCAGCAGCACCAAGGTCAAGCTGACCCACGTGCCGAGCGTCGAACCGCTGAATACCCTGCACGCCTTCAAGTTCAAGGCCCCGCCTGGCCGCGCCCTGTATGTGCGGGTACCGGCCAACCTGGAAGCCATCGGCGGCTACCTGGCGAAAAATCCGACAGCTTCCCTGGTGAGCATGCCGGCCTATCCGCGCACGCTGCAGTTCCTGTCTGACGGCGCCCTGCTCAGTCTTACCGGCGAAAAACGCCTGGGCTTCATGGCCCGCGGCGTACCCGGCGCCCACGTGGAAATTGCCCGCCTGCTGCCCAACCAGTTGCAGCACCTGGTGGACCAGAGCAGCGGCAGTTTTGCTCGACCGAATTTTGCAAATGACTACTTCGACCGGATGGTGGAGCGTCAGAGCCTGGACATTCCGCTGTCGGCTGGCGACCCGTCCAAAACGCTCTATGACAATGTTGACCTGAGCAATTACCTGACGGCCAACGGCGGCCGCCGCGGCATTTTTGTGCTCAAGTTGAGCCCACAGGACGACCCGGCCGATCGCACCTTTGAGTATTCCCACGACTCCACCAGCGACCTGCGCTTCATCGTGGTCACCGACTTGGGCATCATCGCCAAGCGCTCCAGCGACGGCAGCCACGATGTGTACGTGCAGTCCATCGGCAACGGCTCGCCGGTAGCCGACGCCCAGGTCGATATCATCGGCCGCAACGGTTTGCCGGTGGCCAGTGGCCGTACCGACACCGAAGGCCACGCGCATTTTGCCAAGCTGGATGAACTGCGCCGCGAGAAAACCCCGCTGATGTATGTGGTCAGTCGCGGCAATGACCAATCCTTCCTGCCGATTGCCCGTCAGTCCCAGCAGCTGGATTTGTCGCGCTTTGATGTCGGCGGCCTGGAAGAGGACGGTGCGATCAATCGCCTCAGTGCCTACCTGTTTACCGACCGTGGCCTGTACCGGCCCGGCGAAACCGCGCACCTGGGCATGATCGTGCGCAGCGGCGACTGGAAAGGCGCGCTGCAAGGCTTGCCCGTTGAGCTGCAAATCACCGACCCACGGGGCCTGGAGGTGATTCGCCAGCCGCTGAAGCTTTCCGCCAGCGGTTTTGAAACCTTTGATTTCCCGAGCAGCGAAGTCGCGCCTTCCGGGGATTACACCGCCACCTTGCAACTGATCGGCGAGAAGCAGCGACGCACTGACCTGGGCAGCGTCAGCTTCAAGGTCCGCGACTTCGAACCGGACCGAATGAAAGTCAGCCTCAGCCTGCACGACACCCCGGTGCTGGGCTGGATCCCGCCAGACCAAGTGGTGGCCAAGGTCACCGCGATGCACTTGTTCGGCGCTCCGGCGGCCGGCCGTCGCGTTACGGCCAAAATGTCCCTGAGCCCAACGCTCGCGGCCTTTGATCGCTACCCCGATTACCGTTTCCGCCTGAACGACTCGCTGGAAGAAGCCAGCTCCGAAGACCTGGCCGAAACCACCGTCGACGACAATGGCCAGGCGGTGCTGGACCTCAACCTGCAACGCTTCGCCAACAGCACCTACCGCCTGCAAGTGATGACCCAGGTGTACGAAGCCGAAGGCGGCCGCAACGTCGCCGCACAAAGCGCGTTGCTGGTCTCGGCGGCGCACTACCTGGTAGGTGTGAAGAGCCAGGATTCGCTGTCGTTCGTCGCCAAGGACGCGCCGCGCCAGGTGCAATGGCTGGCCGTCGCGCCAGACCTCACGCCGGTCGCCGTGGACGGCCTGACCAGTGAAGTGGTGGAGCACCGCTACGTCTCGGTGCTGGTGAAGCAATCCAACGGCACCTACAAGTACGAGTCGCGCATCAAGAACATCAGCCAGCTGGCCTCGCCTGTCGTAATGACCAAGGACGGCGCCAAGCAAACCCTGAACACCGGCACCCCGGGCGATTTCACCCTGCAGCTCAAGGACGCCAACGGCAACCTGCTGAACCAGATCGACTACAGCGTGGCCGGCCGGGGCAACACCTCGCGCTCCCTGGAACGCAACGCCGAGTTGCAACTGCGCCTGGATAAACGCAGCTACGCCACCGGTGATGAGATCGCCATCAGTATTCGTGCGCCGTACACCGGTGCCGGGTTGATCACCATCGAGCGGGACAAGGTCTACACCCAGCAATGGTTCAAGGCCGACAGCACCAACAGCGTGCAACACATCCGCGTTCCTGCGGGGCTTGAGGGCAATGCCTACGTCAACGTGCAGTTCGTGCGGGACATCGGCTCGTCCGAGGTCTACATGAGCCCGCTGTCCTACGGCGTGGTGCCGTTCAGCATCAACCTCGATGCGCGGCGCATGGCGTTGAAAGTCGAAGGCCCGGCGAAGATCGAGCCGGGGCAGACCCTGGATATCAAGGTCAACGCCGACCGCCCTGGCCGCGCAGTGGTCTACGCGGTGGACGAAGGCATCCTGCAAGTGGCGCGCTACCAGGCGCCGGACCCGCTGGGCTTCTTCTTCCAGAAGCGCGCGTTGGAGGTTGGTACCAGTCAGATCCTTGACCTGATCCTGCCGGAATTCAGCCGTCTGCTCAGTGGGGCAGCGCCCGGTGGTGATACCGAGGGTGCCCTGGCCAACCACCTCAACCCGTTCAAGCGCAAACACCAGCCGCCTGTGGCCTGGTGGTCTGGCCTGGTGGACTTGCCGGCCGGTGAAACCGTGCTGCATTACCAGGTCCCGGACAGCTTCAACGGCAAGCTGCACCTGTTTGCGGTGGCCGTGGACAGTGACAGCGTGGGCGTCAGCGAAGCCAACACCGAAGTGCGCGGGCCGCTGGTGATCACGCCGAACGTGCCGGCCTTTGTCGCACCGGGGGATGTGTTCAGCGTCAGCGCCGGGGTGTTCAGCAACCTGGACGCCGCGGCGGACGTGAAGTTTGAAGTGCAGACCAGCGATGGCCTGCAGGTGCAAGGCGACAAGGCCAGCACCCTGGCGTTGCAACCGCGCAAGGAAGGCGTTGCCGAGTTCAAGATCAAGGTAGGCGAAAACCTCGGCTCGGCCGACTTGCGCTTCGTCGCGGTGCTGCCGGATGGCAAGCGTATCCAGGTAGCGGAAACCACCTCGATCCGGCCATTGAGCGAGCATCGCGTTGCCCTGAGCCTGGGCCGTTTCGACAGCGCCAGCAAAGAGTTGAAACCGACCCGTGAGCTGTTCAGCCAGTTGCGCGATGTGCAGTTGGGCGTCGCCGCGTCGCCGCTGGTTTGGGCCAACGGCCTCAAGCATTACCTGGATGACTACGGCTACGCCTGCACCGAACAGTTGGTGTCCAAGGCAATGCCTGCGTTGATCTGGGGCGGCAACGCGCCCGAGGCCGAGCAGGCCTTCAGCGGCGCGGTGCGCATGCTGCGTCAGCGGCAGAACCAGGCCGGTGGTTTCGGCTTGTGGGCGGCCAACCCGGACGTGGCGCCGTACGCCAGCCTGTACGCCACCGACTTCCTGATCGAGGCCCGGGAGCGCGGGCTGCCGGTGCCGGAAGACCTGTTGCAACGCTCCAACGCGTACCTCACCGACCTGGCCAACGGCCCGAGCGAAGGCCTGTCGGAATTGCGTAACCGCGCCTACGCCAGTTACCTGTTGAGCCGTCAGGGGATTCTGGTAAGCGGCGCCTTGAGCGATATCCGCGAACGCTATGAAAGCTACTTCAAGGACACCTGGCAGAACGACATTGGCGCCGCGTACCTGGCCGCCAGCTACAAGTTGCTCAAGCAGGATCGCCAGGCCGATGCAGTGTTCCGCAAAGTCCCATGGCTTTCCCTTGTGGATAAGTGGAACAGCGACGGCCTGTATTACGACCCGCTGGTGCACGACGCCGAGCACCTGCATTTGCTCGCCCGGCACTTCCCCCAAATGCTCGACGATGTGCCGGCCAGCCTGCTGGATAAACTCGGCAAGCGCCTCAACGAGCAGCGCTACAACTCGCTGTCGGCGGCGCTTTTGCTGCGGGCCCTGGACAACTACGGCCAGCGCGCGCAAAGCGACATGACGCTCAAGGCGACTGCTTGGCTCGGCGACAAGCAGCAACAGTTGTTGCAGATGGCCGGCCAGCCGCCACGTGCGGCGGTACCGGCCGGCACGCAAAAACTGCAAATGGAAAAATCCGACGGCCCGGCGGCGTTCTACATGCTGAGCGAAGCCGGCTATGACAAGGGCGCTACGCTGAAACCGATCAACAACGGCCTGGAAATCATCCACGAATACCTCGACCTCAAAGGCAACCCGGTCAGCAAGGTCGCGGTGGGTGATGAGTTCCTGGTGCGCCTGCGCTTGCGGGCCACCGACCGTGACCAGGTGCAGCAAGTGGCCGTGGTCGACTTGCTGCCGGGTGGTGTCGAGCCTGTGTATAACTTGCCGCCGGAGCCGGAAGCGGCCAGCAGCGAGGAAAGCGAAGGCGACGATTCGGAGTACGTTGAAACCAGCGAAGACACCGAGGAAGCCGACGCCTGGCAAGCGCCGATCGGCGAGACCGACCTGAGCAACTGGCAGCCGGACTATGTCGATGTGCGTGATGACCGAGTGGTGTTGTACGGCACCGCGCTGCGGGATGTAGGCACCTTCGTGTACCGCGTGCGCGCCACCAACGCCGGTACCTTCAATACGCCACCGGCCTACGCCGAGGGCATGTACGAAACCACCCTGCAAGGACGCGGCAAAGTAGGCCAGCTTGAAATTACCAAGCCTTAAACGCCTGACGCCGCTGCTGGCAGCGGCGCTGATTCTGGCGGGGCTGCGGTTGTGGCCCCATGCACCGCTGGAACACGCTGCCACCTCCTCACGGGTGGTGCTGGCCGACGACGGTTCGCTGCTGCGCATGACCCTGGCGGCTGACGGGCAATATCGCCTGTGGCTACCGCTGGAGCGGATTTCTCCGTCACTGGTGGAGGCGCTGCTGCTCAAGGAAGACCGCAACTTCTATTGGCACCCGGGAATCAATCCCCCGGCGTTACTGCGGGCGGCCATGGCCACCTACAGCGGCGGCCAGCGCCAGGGCGGTTCGACGTTGAGCATGCAGTTGGCCAGGCGTCTGTGGGATCTGAATACCCGCCAGGTGCCCGGCAAGCTCGAGCAAATGGCCTTGGCGTTGTGGCTGGAGGCGCGCTACAGCAAGCATGACATCCTGGAGGCCTATCTCAACCTGGCACCCATGGGCGGTAATATCGAAGGCGCCGAAGCGGCCAGCCGGATTTACTTTGGCAAGTCCGCAGCGCAATTGTCTTTGTCTGAAGCCCTCGCCCTGGCCGTGATTCCCCAGCAACCCGGCCGCCGCGCGCGCTTCGGCCCATCGCTGCAAACCGCCCGGCAGCGGCTGATGGCCGATTGGCGGGAGACTTATCCACAGGACCCGCGAAACGACAGTTTGTTGGACCTGCCACTGGAAGCCCGCACCCGCCAGCAAATCCCGTTTCTGGCGCCGCACCTGAGCGAACAACTGCTGGCCTCGCAGACCGGCAACGAGCTGAACAGCACCCTCAACCTGCCACTGCAACAATTGCTGGAGCGCCTGATCACCGGCTTTATCGCCGAGCGCCGCAGCAGCGGTGTGGAAAACGCCACGGCGATCCTGATCGACAGCCGCGACCAGAGCGTAAAAGCCCTGGTGGGCTCGGCAGACTACTCATCCACGGGCATTCACGGCCAGGTCAACGGCGTGCTGTCGCGGCGTTCGCCGGGCTCGACCCTCAAGCCATTCCTGTATGGGCTGGCGCTGGACCAAGGGGTGATCCACCCCATGAGCATCCTCAAGGACATGCCGAGTAACTTCGGCTACTTC
This genomic window from Pseudomonas sp. Bout1 contains:
- a CDS encoding LysE family translocator, coding for MAELWLFLLALAVVYLLPGPDMILLLQTGARQGKAMALATAAGLGLARGCHVALAGMGLATLFKVAPWTFDVVRLGGAAYLLWIGVQCLRANLLPNLNALGGTAPAHAWREAFQRGLLTNLLNPKALLFCSVLLPQFIDPLGPSVTAQFASLGVILVAVGLAFDSCYGLAGARVGRWLERSPSAQRLQQWLFGSLLIGFAIRLTFVQHA
- a CDS encoding Lrp/AsnC family transcriptional regulator, whose protein sequence is MKLDAFDRKILEALQRDGRLSNVQLADEIGLSASPCLRRVRLLEEAGVIRGYQASLDRDEVGLGLTVFVGVKVERHNDEQAQAFRLAVTALPQVISAFLVSGESDFLLQVVVPDLRGYERFLTGSLLKLPGVSDIRSNFAIQTVKTPGALPLSHLPT